A single window of Flavobacterium sp. 140616W15 DNA harbors:
- a CDS encoding VOC family protein has translation MKLQHIQIQTNDLSKTIAFYTQTLGFQIIENNSTSVSFQIGSSILKFIENKNFDSIYHFAFNIPNNKLDEAIKWCDNKIDLIRIEDEKIITRFENWNANAVYFYDNNGNLLEFIARHDLDNSETKSFDIKSILNISEIGIVYEKPLELGQDLINKHQLSFFSKNVNSEVFAAIGDDEGLLIIVKPNRNWYPTQTPSESNNTEIRLENNNKITELIF, from the coding sequence ATGAAATTACAGCACATACAAATTCAGACTAATGATCTCTCCAAAACTATTGCATTTTATACTCAAACACTAGGTTTTCAAATTATAGAAAACAATTCTACCTCAGTTTCCTTTCAAATAGGGAGTTCTATTTTAAAGTTTATCGAAAACAAAAATTTTGATTCCATTTATCATTTCGCCTTTAATATTCCTAATAATAAACTTGACGAAGCTATAAAATGGTGCGACAATAAAATTGACTTAATTCGTATTGAGGACGAAAAAATTATTACTAGATTCGAAAATTGGAATGCCAATGCAGTTTACTTTTATGACAATAATGGCAATCTATTAGAATTCATAGCACGACATGATCTGGATAATTCAGAAACTAAATCCTTTGATATAAAATCTATACTTAACATTAGTGAGATTGGTATCGTATATGAAAAACCACTAGAATTAGGTCAAGATTTGATAAACAAGCATCAGCTAAGTTTCTTTAGTAAGAATGTCAATAGCGAAGTTTTTGCAGCCATTGGTGATGATGAAGGTTTATTAATCATTGTAAAACCGAATCGGAATTGGTATCCAACCCAAACACCATCAGAAAGTAATAATACAGAAATTCGATTAGAAAATAACAATAAAATCACTGAATTAATTTTTTAG
- a CDS encoding RagB/SusD family nutrient uptake outer membrane protein: MKNISKYLFLFVAAIVASSCDDYLDVKPVGKVIPETLTDFRAVLTRGYAVFPLHKSLTALRTDEMILEEESNDYAFYKDNYIWNDANPDLIATKFPYGALYNCIFYANVIINEANNKLEASPEKDQLIGEAYALRAFAYFDLVNLFAKQYDATTANSERGVPLALEIDLEQVFKPESVAIIYGQIISDKEAAKKLLNKDTQATGLNYRFSKAALYALESRVYLYQKQWAQALQAADKGLAINNALVDLNATPILPNNYDTKESIMALENTFENKLKRSAYPAPSLINTYDQANDLRFNVYYKASGNGFIFLKGGEIYQKNTFRTSELYLTKAEASAQLNDLATARTTTLIFIKNRYNTTGFAQLSTKISAMNQTELLDFIYQERQREFAIEGQRWFDLRRTTQKQIVHTLSGKTYTLIQNDPRYTLPFPLDARLNNPEL; encoded by the coding sequence ATGAAAAATATATCAAAATACCTATTCCTTTTTGTAGCTGCAATTGTGGCTTCAAGCTGTGATGATTACCTTGACGTAAAACCAGTAGGGAAAGTGATTCCTGAAACACTTACTGATTTTAGAGCTGTTCTTACTAGAGGATATGCTGTATTTCCTTTACATAAATCACTTACTGCTTTAAGAACAGATGAAATGATTCTTGAAGAAGAAAGTAATGATTATGCATTCTATAAAGATAACTATATCTGGAATGATGCAAATCCCGACCTTATTGCTACAAAATTTCCATATGGTGCATTATACAATTGCATTTTTTATGCCAATGTAATTATTAACGAAGCTAACAACAAACTTGAAGCTTCGCCTGAGAAAGATCAATTGATTGGGGAGGCTTACGCACTAAGAGCATTTGCTTACTTTGACTTAGTTAATCTATTTGCAAAACAATATGATGCAACGACTGCAAATTCTGAGAGAGGTGTTCCATTGGCATTAGAGATAGATTTAGAACAAGTCTTTAAACCAGAAAGCGTAGCGATTATTTACGGGCAAATTATTTCAGATAAAGAGGCAGCTAAAAAACTTCTTAATAAAGATACTCAAGCAACAGGACTAAACTATCGTTTTTCTAAAGCTGCATTATACGCATTGGAGTCACGTGTTTACTTATATCAAAAACAATGGGCTCAAGCTTTACAAGCTGCAGACAAAGGATTGGCTATTAATAACGCATTAGTTGATTTAAATGCTACTCCTATTTTGCCAAATAATTATGATACTAAAGAATCAATAATGGCTCTTGAAAATACATTTGAAAACAAATTAAAAAGATCTGCTTATCCAGCTCCAAGCTTAATAAATACATATGACCAAGCTAATGATTTGCGTTTTAATGTGTACTATAAAGCAAGTGGAAATGGGTTTATATTTTTAAAAGGTGGCGAAATATACCAAAAAAACACGTTTAGAACTTCTGAATTGTATTTGACTAAAGCAGAAGCTTCCGCACAGTTAAATGATCTTGCTACAGCAAGAACAACTACATTAATTTTTATTAAAAACCGCTATAATACCACAGGTTTCGCACAATTGAGTACAAAGATTAGTGCTATGAATCAAACAGAACTTCTTGACTTTATATATCAAGAAAGACAACGTGAGTTTGCTATTGAAGGACAACGTTGGTTTGATTTGAGAAGAACTACTCAAAAACAAATCGTGCATACATTGAGTGGAAAGACTTATACTTTGATCCAGAATGATCCGAGATACACATTGCCTTTCCCATTAGATGCAAGATTAAACAATCCAGAATTGTAA
- a CDS encoding LytTR family DNA-binding domain-containing protein: MKIVIIEDEHLASSYLKSILEQQSIIAISEITLIKSVKDAVVFFKENTVDLAFMDIHLGDGKSLDIFEKATISCPVIFITAYDSYAVKVFKHFTIDYLLKPYEEEELLEALSKYKNIKEAFNPNPIVESLVTLENQTNVQHHFLVNHRDKLISINDQTIAYFYATGKHLFIYTNSGNSYFYNSNLKELINKLDPALFFKVNRKYILNRNHIQDIVKHSSQKIELLLNISIPDTDPIILSKKEINNFKNWLDS; encoded by the coding sequence ATGAAAATAGTAATTATTGAAGACGAACATCTTGCTTCAAGTTATCTAAAATCAATTCTGGAACAGCAAAGTATTATTGCCATAAGTGAAATAACTTTGATAAAATCAGTAAAAGATGCTGTTGTTTTTTTCAAAGAAAACACGGTTGATCTTGCCTTTATGGATATCCATCTTGGTGATGGTAAAAGCCTTGATATATTTGAAAAAGCAACTATTTCATGCCCTGTAATTTTTATTACTGCTTACGACTCTTATGCTGTAAAAGTCTTCAAACATTTTACTATAGATTACCTTCTTAAACCCTATGAGGAAGAAGAGTTATTAGAAGCCTTGTCAAAATACAAAAACATAAAAGAAGCATTTAATCCTAATCCTATAGTTGAATCACTTGTTACACTTGAAAATCAAACTAACGTTCAACATCATTTTTTAGTAAATCATAGAGATAAACTAATTTCAATAAACGATCAAACCATTGCTTATTTCTATGCTACAGGTAAACATCTGTTTATTTACACCAACTCTGGAAATAGTTATTTTTACAACAGCAATCTTAAAGAACTAATCAATAAATTAGACCCTGCCCTTTTCTTTAAAGTAAACCGGAAATATATTTTAAACAGAAATCATATTCAGGATATTGTGAAACATTCTAGTCAGAAAATTGAATTGCTTTTAAATATTTCTATTCCCGATACAGACCCTATTATTTTGAGTAAAAAAGAAATTAATAATTTCAAGAACTGGCTTGATTCCTAA
- a CDS encoding SusC/RagA family TonB-linked outer membrane protein, with translation MKKLIYILSIFLTVVGYAQETRTIKGKVIDYQDKLPIPGATVYVENSSVSNSTNQKGVIESASIGTVTDFDGNFELKIDKNTTGVRVTYMGYQSYTINITSQNSYTISLKADLSELKEVVVTGYQKIEKRKLTSAVAKVNMADIQQAGVASLDQLLIGQVAGVAVTQTTGAPGAIAKIRVRGTASLSGSQDPLWVLDGLPLESNDVPKNFDKDNIDELNNFSIAGLNPDDIKDITILKDAAATAIYGARAANGVIVVTTKKGKKGTMKVNFIANTFVTQKPDFSKLNLLNASQKVDLELGLASRSDLTYRDGGGEISRILNKSNELGAYRAGGFSALSSDTQNAINNLRNNNTNWGDLLYQTAINKQYGLSFSGGGEKSDYYFSLGAYNEEGATIGTGYDRYNVTLKNNFEVTDKLNIGIGLFGSESKTKSYITDTDGFTNPSNYSRTVNPYLTPFNPDGSYNYDKDISGYSDTYIPFNFIEERENSSYELKNRAIKAILDIDYRITKGLKASTQIGLQFDNTSSEKYAGKDTYFTRKEREKTRRFNNGKPSYFLPEGGIIQNNNTDFFQYNWKTMLNYSTVINEKHELELMAGSELRRNYNTSIATKAFGYDPKTLTSIQIIFPSADLANDAAYRAYKKSENENAFASFFATASYTYDRKYTFFGSVRYDGSDLFGVDPKYKYLPLWAASASWLVSEEDFLKGNETLSNLRLRASYGLQGNIDKGTSPFVVGDYGIVSLLPGQSEPTITILSPPNDKLRWEKTENTNFGMDLGLFNNRISIVTDMYGRKSSDLIGVQSLAVENGFEFTTLNWAQVSNKGFEIALATKNIDRPNFKWTTNINFSHNKSHVDRVQIRENELTPSLQGYPVRAVFALKTNGVDENGYPLFVNKKGETVNTQTFFQLYDALADVIPGEFAQSKLDIKEIRDLFTYAGDLDPKFTGGFTNTFKIHDFDITVATTFNIKQTVVETPPYNGAMVDRGKNFTTDILNAWSPNNTGSNLPGIVGNNGAGDSWMAYKWYAGANPINTNKYLDTWVHEMSYMRLSSLRFGYTLPKKAVEKMFFDSLRFSIEGRNLFVISSDYKGYFDPESYGNIYAQPIPKSLTLGCNITF, from the coding sequence ATGAAAAAATTAATTTACATCTTAAGCATATTCCTGACAGTAGTCGGGTATGCTCAAGAAACTAGAACGATTAAAGGAAAGGTAATAGATTACCAAGACAAATTACCTATTCCAGGTGCAACAGTTTATGTTGAGAACAGCTCAGTATCTAACAGTACAAACCAAAAAGGTGTTATAGAAAGCGCTAGTATTGGAACTGTTACTGATTTTGATGGTAATTTTGAATTAAAAATAGACAAAAATACCACTGGTGTACGTGTGACTTACATGGGATACCAATCTTATACTATTAATATTACCTCTCAAAACAGCTATACTATTTCTTTAAAAGCTGATTTAAGTGAACTTAAAGAAGTTGTAGTAACGGGATACCAAAAAATTGAAAAAAGAAAATTGACTTCGGCTGTAGCCAAAGTTAATATGGCTGATATTCAACAAGCCGGTGTTGCGAGTTTAGATCAATTATTAATCGGTCAAGTTGCTGGTGTTGCTGTTACTCAAACAACAGGAGCTCCTGGTGCAATTGCAAAAATCAGAGTTCGTGGTACTGCATCGCTTTCAGGTTCACAAGATCCTTTATGGGTATTAGATGGTTTACCATTAGAAAGTAACGATGTTCCTAAGAATTTTGACAAAGACAATATCGATGAATTAAATAACTTTTCTATTGCAGGATTAAACCCTGACGATATCAAGGATATTACTATTTTAAAAGATGCTGCTGCTACTGCAATTTATGGTGCCAGAGCTGCAAATGGGGTAATTGTTGTTACTACCAAAAAAGGTAAAAAAGGTACTATGAAAGTAAATTTCATCGCTAATACTTTTGTTACTCAAAAACCAGATTTTTCAAAATTGAATCTTTTAAATGCTTCTCAAAAAGTAGATCTAGAATTAGGATTAGCTAGTAGATCTGACTTAACCTACAGAGATGGTGGCGGAGAAATTTCTCGTATCCTAAATAAGTCTAATGAATTAGGGGCTTATAGAGCGGGAGGTTTTTCGGCATTGTCATCAGACACACAGAATGCTATTAATAATTTAAGAAACAACAATACTAATTGGGGTGATTTATTATACCAAACGGCTATAAATAAGCAATATGGCTTGAGCTTTTCTGGTGGTGGCGAAAAATCTGATTACTACTTCTCTTTAGGAGCATATAATGAAGAAGGTGCTACAATAGGAACTGGTTACGACAGATATAACGTTACTTTAAAAAATAATTTTGAAGTAACAGATAAATTAAATATTGGTATTGGATTATTTGGATCTGAAAGTAAAACAAAATCATACATAACGGACACAGATGGTTTTACAAATCCATCAAATTATTCAAGAACAGTAAACCCATATTTAACTCCTTTTAATCCTGATGGAAGTTATAACTATGATAAAGATATTAGCGGTTATTCTGATACTTACATCCCTTTTAATTTTATTGAAGAAAGAGAAAACTCTTCTTACGAATTAAAAAACAGAGCTATTAAAGCTATTCTTGATATCGATTACAGAATTACAAAAGGCTTAAAAGCAAGTACCCAAATTGGTTTACAATTTGATAATACTTCAAGTGAAAAATATGCGGGTAAAGACACTTATTTTACAAGAAAAGAAAGAGAAAAAACACGTAGATTTAATAATGGTAAGCCAAGTTATTTTCTTCCAGAAGGTGGAATAATTCAAAATAACAATACCGATTTTTTCCAATACAACTGGAAAACGATGTTAAACTATTCAACTGTTATCAATGAGAAACACGAGTTGGAATTGATGGCAGGAAGTGAATTAAGAAGAAATTACAATACTAGTATTGCAACCAAAGCATTTGGTTACGATCCAAAAACATTAACTTCTATCCAAATCATTTTCCCAAGCGCCGATCTTGCAAATGATGCAGCTTATAGAGCCTACAAAAAGTCTGAGAATGAAAATGCTTTTGCATCTTTTTTTGCAACAGCATCTTACACCTATGATAGAAAATATACTTTCTTCGGAAGTGTACGTTATGATGGTTCTGATTTATTTGGTGTAGATCCAAAATACAAATACTTACCACTTTGGGCCGCTTCTGCTTCTTGGTTAGTGTCTGAAGAAGATTTCTTAAAAGGCAATGAAACACTATCTAACTTAAGATTACGTGCTTCTTATGGATTGCAAGGAAATATAGACAAAGGAACATCTCCGTTTGTGGTAGGTGATTATGGTATTGTAAGTCTTTTGCCAGGACAATCTGAACCTACTATTACTATATTATCTCCTCCAAATGATAAACTAAGATGGGAAAAAACAGAAAATACCAACTTTGGTATGGACTTAGGTTTATTCAATAACCGTATTAGTATCGTTACTGATATGTATGGAAGAAAAAGTAGTGATTTAATTGGTGTTCAGTCACTTGCTGTTGAAAATGGATTTGAGTTCACTACCTTAAACTGGGCGCAAGTATCTAATAAAGGATTTGAGATTGCATTAGCAACAAAAAATATTGATCGTCCAAATTTTAAATGGACAACTAATATTAATTTCTCACACAATAAGAGCCATGTTGATCGTGTGCAAATTAGAGAAAATGAACTTACTCCATCACTACAAGGATACCCAGTAAGAGCGGTATTTGCTTTAAAAACAAATGGAGTTGATGAAAATGGATACCCTTTGTTTGTAAATAAAAAAGGAGAAACAGTTAATACCCAAACCTTCTTTCAGTTATACGATGCTTTAGCTGATGTTATACCTGGAGAGTTTGCACAATCTAAACTCGATATTAAAGAGATAAGAGATTTATTTACTTATGCTGGAGATTTAGATCCTAAGTTTACTGGTGGTTTTACCAATACTTTCAAAATTCATGATTTTGATATTACAGTTGCTACCACTTTTAATATTAAGCAAACAGTTGTGGAGACGCCTCCGTACAATGGTGCAATGGTAGATCGTGGAAAAAACTTTACTACTGATATTCTAAATGCTTGGTCACCAAATAACACAGGATCAAACTTACCAGGAATTGTTGGGAATAACGGCGCTGGAGACTCTTGGATGGCTTACAAATGGTATGCTGGAGCAAATCCAATAAATACCAACAAATACTTAGATACTTGGGTACATGAAATGAGTTATATGCGATTAAGCAGTTTACGTTTTGGATATACTTTGCCTAAAAAAGCAGTAGAAAAAATGTTTTTTGATAGTCTAAGATTCAGTATTGAAGGAAGAAATTTATTTGTAATTAGCTCTGATTACAAAGGATATTTTGATCCTGAGTCTTATGGTAATATCTATGCTCAGCCTATTCCTAAATCATTAACATTAGGATGTAACATAACTTTTTAA
- a CDS encoding DHA2 family efflux MFS transporter permease subunit, translating into MTPLNRKILIITVILAAIMELIDISIVNVALSHMSGNLGATLEDTSWVITAYAIANVIIIPLTSFLSANLGRRNYYIGSVILFTFCSFMCGHSSNIWMLVFFRFMQGIGGGALLSISQVIIFELFPKDKQSTAGAIFGAGIFIGPTIGPTLGGYITENYDWPWIFLINIPIGILVAISCYFLLKEPTIKPEMAKVDWTGIILLAIGVGCLQTVLERGEVEDWFETKYIVVLSVVAFLTLITFIYWELTIEKPVVNLRVLKSKSLSIAAILTFVTGFGMFISIYISPVVAQRLLSFSPTQTGLLLLPGAILALLALKVCGTLLQKGVSPVLIIAVGFLLFIYFNWRMSGITLNTSAAEISTALIFRALGLALLTVPLTMLAVSSLDDKDVAQGAALNNMMRQLGGSFGVSVINTYIVNRYASHRNVLISNITPDNSTAMDRINGYIKYFENKGFAYNEAKLKALKLMEAIVSKQSSLLSYRDAFFLVGLFFAITLPLLLFVMNKSKKAKSDIMLSDH; encoded by the coding sequence ATGACACCTTTAAATCGCAAAATTTTAATAATTACAGTTATTTTGGCAGCTATCATGGAATTGATAGATATATCAATTGTAAATGTGGCTCTCTCTCATATGAGTGGGAATCTTGGAGCAACATTAGAAGACACTTCATGGGTTATTACTGCTTATGCCATTGCGAATGTTATTATAATACCGCTGACAAGTTTTTTAAGTGCTAACCTCGGACGACGTAATTACTATATTGGTTCTGTAATTTTATTTACATTTTGTTCCTTCATGTGTGGGCATTCTTCAAACATATGGATGTTGGTGTTTTTTAGATTTATGCAAGGAATTGGCGGAGGTGCATTATTATCAATATCTCAAGTTATTATCTTTGAATTATTCCCTAAAGACAAACAATCAACAGCAGGAGCTATTTTTGGTGCAGGAATATTTATAGGACCAACTATAGGTCCAACACTCGGTGGTTATATAACTGAAAACTACGATTGGCCTTGGATATTTTTAATCAACATTCCTATTGGTATTCTTGTAGCTATTTCTTGCTATTTCTTATTGAAAGAACCAACAATTAAGCCTGAAATGGCAAAAGTAGATTGGACTGGAATTATTTTATTGGCTATTGGGGTTGGCTGCTTACAAACAGTACTTGAAAGAGGTGAGGTTGAAGATTGGTTTGAAACTAAATATATTGTTGTTCTGTCAGTTGTTGCATTTCTAACATTAATAACTTTTATATATTGGGAGTTAACCATCGAAAAACCCGTAGTTAATCTTCGTGTACTTAAGAGTAAATCATTGAGTATTGCTGCTATTCTGACCTTTGTAACAGGATTCGGAATGTTCATTTCTATATATATTAGTCCAGTTGTGGCGCAACGCTTATTAAGTTTTTCACCTACTCAAACAGGCTTACTTTTACTTCCAGGTGCAATACTGGCTTTATTGGCACTAAAAGTTTGCGGTACTTTATTACAAAAGGGAGTATCTCCTGTATTAATTATTGCAGTGGGGTTTCTACTCTTTATCTATTTTAATTGGAGAATGTCGGGAATAACTTTAAATACTAGTGCTGCAGAAATTTCAACCGCACTAATTTTTCGTGCACTGGGATTAGCATTATTAACAGTGCCACTAACTATGCTTGCTGTTTCATCTCTAGATGATAAAGATGTGGCTCAAGGAGCTGCTTTAAATAATATGATGCGACAGCTGGGAGGGTCATTTGGTGTATCGGTTATAAACACCTATATCGTTAATCGCTATGCCTCACATAGAAATGTATTGATATCAAATATTACACCTGATAACTCCACTGCAATGGATAGAATTAATGGGTACATAAAATATTTTGAAAATAAAGGTTTTGCTTATAATGAGGCCAAATTAAAGGCATTAAAATTGATGGAAGCTATTGTTAGTAAACAATCTTCATTATTGAGTTATAGAGATGCTTTTTTTCTAGTAGGACTCTTTTTTGCAATTACCTTACCGTTATTATTATTTGTGATGAATAAATCAAAAAAAGCTAAATCAGATATTATGCTTTCTGATCACTAA
- a CDS encoding TetR/AcrR family transcriptional regulator has protein sequence MSKAARTKQFIIEKTAPIFNMKGYSGTSINDITDATGLTKGSIYGNFENKDEVAIAAFKYNIKKLQDAFAKAIEKESTYKGKLLVYPRLYSDYFHLKITEGGCPILNTATEADDTHPVLRRGVERAIVFWKDKLVFFIEQGILTGEFKAKAIDSERTALTIIAIIEGAVMISKVTGNLKHLSDIMISLNRIIEDLEN, from the coding sequence ATGAGTAAAGCTGCTAGAACCAAACAATTTATAATAGAGAAAACTGCTCCTATTTTTAATATGAAAGGATATAGTGGTACATCTATAAACGACATTACAGATGCAACTGGACTTACAAAAGGGAGCATTTACGGTAATTTTGAAAATAAAGATGAAGTAGCAATTGCTGCTTTTAAATATAATATAAAAAAACTTCAAGATGCATTTGCTAAAGCAATTGAAAAAGAAAGTACCTATAAAGGTAAATTATTAGTTTATCCCAGATTATATTCTGATTATTTTCATTTAAAAATTACTGAAGGTGGCTGTCCAATACTAAATACTGCCACCGAAGCAGACGATACTCATCCTGTACTTAGACGAGGTGTAGAAAGAGCTATTGTTTTTTGGAAAGACAAACTAGTTTTTTTTATAGAACAGGGAATTCTTACTGGAGAATTTAAAGCTAAAGCTATCGACTCTGAAAGAACAGCTTTAACCATTATCGCCATAATTGAAGGCGCTGTGATGATCAGTAAAGTAACGGGGAACTTAAAGCACTTATCCGACATCATGATATCATTAAACAGAATTATCGAAGACTTAGAAAACTAA